A region of Solea senegalensis isolate Sse05_10M unplaced genomic scaffold, IFAPA_SoseM_1 scf7180000014049, whole genome shotgun sequence DNA encodes the following proteins:
- the LOC122760778 gene encoding F-box only protein 7-like translates to MKLRIRINRQTCRVELENPEPTLTELTDHVRNTLLSGHGLSEDTQFRLSLNGSEFLSDSGETLSSCGIVSGDLICVVLPKSATAAANAAATATATATVSTLTPPISHRENQATPTKPTTPTTALTESEVAMETPDAAAETSEDAADPGSSMCSWEPMLCSEVEDGQAPASLELLYVSAGITSPSDAIMVVGHLLMTETGFIPQARELKPGEMPDGWRSSGDSYRLHYTHPLCESSVAMVIGMCMGPVLVITATLKSNDSVASVRKLCVNPCSYVTDEWPGDSAAAAFKDLRKLTRVFKDQLSYPLIAAAREAMALPEAFGLAALPTELLLRIIRLLDVESVLGLSAVSRRLNAATADWTLWRHLCRRDFAGPVLDTSTGTNWKDLYKMLHIRRAERRRVSRRHLLPPPFLPHTRDIFIPTPLPLPLHPPLPGIIGGEYDLRPHLPPGLLPRPRYDPINPLLPRHRDAPPRGDVPRRLRTSRGRGADARRGFI, encoded by the exons ATGAAGCTGCGGATCCGGATCAACCGTCAGACCTGCAGGGTGGAGTTAGAGAACCCAGAACCGACTCTGACTGAACTCACGGATCACGTCAGGAACACACTTCTGTCCGGTCATGGactcag CGAGGACACACAGTTCCGTTTGTCTCTGAACGGCTCGGAGTTTCTGTCAGACTCTGGAGAGACTCTGTCATCCTGCGGCATCGTCTCCGGAGATCTGATCTGTGTCGTCCTGCCGAAGTCTGCCACCGCCGCCGCTAACGCTGCTGCTACTGCCACCGCCACAGCCACAGTCTCCACCTTAACTCCTCCCATCAGCCACAGAGAGAATCAG GCCACACCTACTAAACCTACCACACCTACCACAGCGCTGACAGAGTCAgaggttgccatggagacgcCAGACGCTGCCGCAGAGACTTCGGAGGATGCGGCTGACCCGGGGTCGTCAATGTGCAGCTGGGAGCCGATGCTGTGCAGCGAGGTGGAGGACGGTCAAGCTCCCGCGTCTCTGGAGCTCCTGTACGTCAGCGCCGGCATCACCAGTCCCTCTGACGCCATCATGGTGGTGGGACACCTGCTGATGACGGAAACTGGCTTCATCCCTCAG GCCCGCGAGCTGAAGCCGGGCGAGATGCCAGACGGGTGGAGGTCGTCGGGCGACAGCTACAGGCTTCACTACACTCACCCTCTGTGCGAGAGCAGCGTCGCCATGGTGATCGGCATGTGCATGGGCCCCGTCCTCGTCATCACCG CCACACTGAAGTCAAACGACTCCGTCGCGTCTGTTCGCAAACTCTGCGTGAATCCCTGCAGCTACGTGACGGACGAGTGGCCAG GCGACAGTGCGGCGGCGGCGTTCAAAGATCTGCGCAAACTGACGCGAGTCTTCAAAGACCAGCTGTCGTACCCGCTGATCGCAGCTGCCAGAGAAG cgaTGGCGTTGCCGGAGGCGTTTGGTCTGGCCGCTCTTCCCACGGAGCTCCTCCTCCGAATCATTCGCCTCCTGGATGTCGAGTCCGTACTCGGACTCTCCGCCGTCTCCAGGCGCCTGAACGCGGCGACGGCCGACTGGACGCTGTGGCGACACCTGTGCCGTCGAGACTTCGCAG gtcCAGTTCTCGACACGTCCACAGGGACAAACTGGAAAGAC ctTTACAAAATGTTGCACATACGCCGTGCTGAGCGCCGGCGCGTCTCTCGCCGCCACCTCCTCCCGCCTCCATTCCTCCCTCACACTCGGGACATCTTCATCCCCACCCccctgcccctccccctccacccgCCGCTGCCCGGAATCATCGGTGGTGAGTACGACCTGAGGCCGCACCTGCCGCCGGGCCTCCTGCCCCGCCCTCGCTACGACCCCATCAACCCGCTGCTGCCACGTCACCGCGACGCTCCGCCCCGTGGCGACGTCCCCCGCAGACTGAGAACGAGtagaggacgaggagcagacGCAAGGCGGGGATTCAtctga
- the nup50 gene encoding nuclear pore complex protein Nup50 — MAKRIADKELTDRNWDQEDEGEEAGTFSIASDDVMKNRAIKKAKRRNIGSEGEGAGAFKGFKGFSLTSVAASGSSAPTMFSGFGNGGGFKGISSLTNGNSSAPSFGGFSSPVASTAAPGLTFNGPASGKPAAAVTAKQTNGSTPGSTQSSGGVSSNKEYSRQLTALNCSVRDWITKHVNDNPLCDLNPIFRDYERHLASIEQQYGTAAAASADRGSEEKKDGTLAAAASASPPASSSSSGSSSSAPAGSLFSFGKKTTDTSSSATTAPIPAGITFNFGQKVDSSVLGSLGSKPSFSFSSSSSSQSSLFGASGSAAPLSFSGAKSDSAPPAGENGDEESDEPPKPEVKEVKEDDAFYSKKCKLFYKKDTEFKDKGVGTLHLKNLDEGKTQMVIRADTNLGNILLNIVLQSSMPCSRMGKNNVMVVCVPNPAIDDKNPGSPVPFLIKVKTGEDADELHKTLEEKKV; from the exons ATGGCGAAGAGGATCGCGGATAAAGAGTTGACGGACAGGAACTGGGATCAGGAGGACGAGGGAGAGGAG GCGGGGACATTTTCTATTGCGAGTGACGATGTGATGAAGAATCGAGCGATTAAGAAAGCCAAACGCAGAAACATTGGGTCtgag GGTGAAGGTGCAGGAGCTTTCAaaggttttaaagggttttCGCTGACGTCGGTGGCAGCGAGCGGCAGCTCAGCGCCAACCATGTTTTCTGGTTTCGGTAACGGTGGAGGCTTTAAAGGCATCAGCAGTCTGACCAACGGAAACAGCTCCGCGCCCTCGTTCGGAGGTTTCTCGTCTCCTGTGGCGTCCACTGCTGCTCCAG GTCTCACATTCAACGGCCCCGCCTCCGGCAAACCTGCTGCCGCTGTCACAGCCAAGCAGACCAACGGCTCCACCCCTGGCTCCACCCAGAGCAGCGGCGGCGTCAGCAGCAACAAGGAGTACAGTAGACAGCTCACGGCTCTCAACTGCTCAGTGCGGGACTGGATCACCAAACACGTCAACGACAACCCGCTGTGTGACCTCAACCCCATTTTCAGGGATTACGAGCGACACCTGGCGAGCATCGAGCAGCAGTACggcactgcagcagcagcatcagcagacAGAGGCTCTGAGGAGAAGAAGGATGGAACACTGGCGGCCGCAGCTTCAGCATCTCCTCCTGCTTCATCTtccagcagcggcagcagctccTCCGCCCCTGCCGGCAGTTTATTCTCCTTCGGTAAGAAAACGACAGACACCTCAAGCTCCGCCACCACCGCTCCCATCCCCGCCGGCATCACATTTAACTTCGGGCAGAAGGTGGACAGCTCCGTCCTTGGGTCTTTGGGCTCCAAACCcagcttctccttctcctcgtcctcctccagtcagagttcactgttcGGAGCGTCGGGATCTGCCGCTCCTCTGTCCTTCAGCGGGGCAAAGTCTGACAGcgcgccacctgctg GCGAGAACGGAGACGAAGAATCGGACGAGCCGCCCAAACCCGAGGTCAAGGAGGTCAAGGAGGATGACGCTTTCTACTCAAAGAA GTGCAAACTGTTCTATAAGAAAGACACGGAGTTCAAAGACAAAGGAGTGGGGACACTGCACCTGAAGAACCTGGACGAGGGGAAGACGCAGATGGTCATCCGAGCCGACACCAACCTGG GAAACATCCTGCTGAACATCGTGCTGCAGTCGTCGATGCCGTGCTCGCGCATGGGCAAGAACAACGTGATGGTCGTGTGCGTCCCCAACCCGGCCATCGACGACAAGAACCCCGGCAGCCCAGTGCCGTTCCTCATCAAGGTGAAGACGGGCGAGGATGCCGACGAGCTGCACAAGAcgctggaggagaagaaagtgtGA
- the kiaa0930 gene encoding uncharacterized protein KIAA0930 homolog — translation MASFPGLCKSVVVGPAEEDGDTDGSLQHMLKAIADERNRLNIRQEISGLGCFKDDRIVFWTWMFSTYFMEKWTPRQDDMLFYVRRKLSYVSADNSDGKKVEVEVYRRDSKKLPGLGDPDIDWEESVYLNLILQKLDYVVTCAVCTRSDAGDIHVHKKKCQEVFASPSKHAMDSKGEESKMSYPNIFFMIDNFEEVFSDMTVGEGEMVCVELVASDKSNTFQGVIFQGSIRYEALKKVYDNRVSVAAKMAQRMSFGFYKYNNMEFVRMKGPQGKGHAEMAVSRVPTGDTSPCGTEEDQVSPMHERVTSFSTPPTPERNRPSFFSPSLRRKVPRNRIAEMKKSHSANDSEEFFREEEDEDLHAATNLRSRSLSGTGRSLVGSWLKLNRAEDYFLLYSHLTYVTLPLHRITTDILEVRQKPILMT, via the exons ATGGCGTCCTTCCCCGGTTTGTGTAAGTCGGTCGTCGTCGGGCCCGCGGAGGAGGACGGAGACACGGACGGTTCCCTGCAACACATGCTGAAGGCTATCGCCGACGAGAGGAACCGACTCAACATCCGCCAGGAGATCAGCGGGCTGG gcTGTTTCAAAGACGACCGCATCGTCTTCTGGACCTGGATGTTTTCCACGTACTTCATGGAGAAGTGGACGCCGCGTCAGGACGACATGTTGTTCTACGTCCGCAGGAAGTTGTCCTACGTTAGCGCGGACAACTCGGACGGCAAGAAG GTAGAGGTGGAGGTCTACAGGCGCGACTCGAAGAAGCTGCCCGGCCTCGGCGACCCCGACATCGACTGGGAGGAGAGCGTCTACCTGAACCTCATCCTGCAGAAG CTGGACTACGTAGTGACGTGTGCCGTCTGCACGCGCTCGGACGCCGGAGACATCCACGTCCACAAGAAGAAGTGTCAG GAAGTGTTTGCATCTCCGAGTAAACACGCTATGGACAGTAAAGGGGAGGAGTCAAAGATGAGCTACCCCAACATTTTCTTCATGATCGATAACTTCGAGGAG GTGTTCAGCGACATGACGGTCGGCGAAGGCGAGATGGTCTGCGTGGAACTCGTGGCGAGCGACAAGAGCAACACCTTCCAGGGCGTCATCTTCCAGGGCTCGATCCGCTACGAGGCGCTGAAGAAGGTCTATGACAACCGG GTTAGTGTCGCGGCTAAAATGGCGCAGCGGATGTCGTTCGGCTTCTACAAGTACAACAACATGGAGTTTGTGAGGATGAAGGGGCCGCAGGGCAAAGGTCACGCCGAGATGGCCGTCAGTAGGGTCCCAACAGGGGACACCTCCCCCTGTGGCACCGAGGAGGACCAGGTGTCCCCCATGCACGAGAGG GTGACGTCCTTCAGCACTCCGCCCACCCCGGAGAGGAACCGCCCCTCCTTCTTTTCGCCATCCCTGCGACGCAAAGTTCCGCGAAACAGAATTGCTGAAATGAAGAAATCGCACTCGGCCAACGACAGCGAGGAGTTTTTcagggaggaggaagacgaag ATCTTCATGCGGCCACTAACCTTCGCTCGCGCTCTCTGTCGGGCACCGGCCGCTCGCTCGTCGGCTCGTGGCTCAAACTGAACCGAGCTGAGGACTACTTCCTGCTTTACTCGCACCTGACCTACGTCACGCTGCCGCTGCACCGCATAACCACAG acatcCTGGAGGTGAGGCAGAAGCCCATCCTGATGACATAG